The Salvia miltiorrhiza cultivar Shanhuang (shh) chromosome 1, IMPLAD_Smil_shh, whole genome shotgun sequence genome has a window encoding:
- the LOC130993417 gene encoding NADH dehydrogenase [ubiquinone] 1 beta subcomplex subunit 2-like, which translates to MGGGHGHGHGITYKGVTLHQPKRWHTVTGKGLCAVMWFWILYRAKQDGPVVLGWRHPWEGHDDHH; encoded by the exons ATGGGCGGAGGACACGGCCACGGCCATGGCATCACGTACAAAGGCGTGACTCTGCATCAGCCTAAGCGCTGGCACACTGTCACCGGCAAAGGCCTCTGTGCCGTCATGTG GTTTTGGATTCTCTATAGGGCAAAACAAGATGGCCCTGTTGTGTTG GGCTGGAGACATCCTTGGGAAGGTCATGATGATCATCACTAG
- the LOC130993354 gene encoding uncharacterized protein LOC130993354 has protein sequence MITRSNLAEQLREYQIRSKHDWASVSFFSSTTNLASSRVDVAIFVIWELVILAFLVFSAVSLYFRHMRLAIIFIFITMLLLLLMKISKKVRLARKKKRRMLLPLSM, from the exons ATGATTACGCGATCAAATTTGGCGGAGCAGCTGAGAGAGTATCAGATTCGGTCGAAGCATGATTGGGCTTCCGTTTCCTTTTTCTCCTCAACAACCAATCTCGCCTCTTCGAG GGTTGATGTTGCAATCTTTGTCATATGGGAACTTGTCATACTGGCATTCCTTGTTTTCTCAGCTGTTTCGTTATATTTTAGGCACATGAGGCTagctattatttttatattcattaCTATGCTATtgcttttattaatgaaaattaGCAAGAAAGTAAGACTTGCTCGGAAGAAGAAGCGAAGGATGCTTCTACCTTTGTCTATGTAA
- the LOC130993134 gene encoding dehydrin ERD14-like — MADDQYNHHETRSDEPSAAKSEVEAGDRGIFDFMGKKEEEGNKCEGEVKIAGEFDEKFKVSEEEDDTKKHETLQEKFQRSDRDGSGSSSGEEEIGEDGKKRKKKKGLKEKIAEKLPGEEKHTNDVPIEKCEEEKPVHEEAEEKKGLLDKIKEKLPGGAKKAEEVASPPPTPAPAADYAAAPGAEEKEKKGLLDKIKEKMPGHSKGDEEEKEKEKECN; from the exons ATGGCCGATGATCAGTACAACCACCACGAGACGAGGAGCGATGAGCCATCCGCAGCCAAGTCTGAGGTGGAGGCCGGCGACCGCGGGATTTTCGATTTCATGGGGAAGAAAGAGGAGGAGGGGAACAAGTGTGAGGGCGAAGTGAAAATCGCCGGCGAGTTTGATGAGAAGTTTAAGGTTTCCGAGGAGGAAGACGACACGAAGAAGCATGAAACCCTGCAAGAAAAGTTTCAACGATCGGACAGGGACGGCTCCGGTAGCTCT TCGGGAGAGGAAGAAATAGGGGAAGATgggaaaaagaggaagaagaagaagggctTGAAGGAGAAGATTGCAGAGAAGCTACCTGGAGAAGAGAAACACACAAATGATGTACCAATTGAGAAGTGTGAGGAAGAGAAACCAGTTCATGAAGAAGCAGAAGAGAAGAAAGGGTTACTAGACAAGATCAAGGAGAAGCTGCCCGGTGGCGCCAAGAAGGCGGAGGAAGTGGCGTCGCCGCCGCCAACTCCGGCGCCGGCCGCCGACTACGCCGCCGCTCCGGGGGCTGAGGAAAAGGAGAAGAAAGGGCTCTTGGACAAGATCAAGGAGAAAATGCCTGGCCACTCCAAGGGTGACGAggaggagaaagagaaggagaaaGAATGCAACTAA
- the LOC130992917 gene encoding cytoplasmic tRNA 2-thiolation protein 1-like codes for MASGAAVETAAKPRGGRFCTICNAKRAALKRPKTLEQICKECFYAVLEDEIHRVIVDNHLFKRGERVAIGASGGKDSTVLAYVLSELNRRHDYGLDLFLLSVDEGITGYRDDSLETVKRNEIQYGLPLKVVSYKDLYGWTMDEIVKLIGLKNNCTFCGVFRRQALDRGASLLKVDKLVTGHNADDIAETVLLNILRGDIARLSRCTSIITGEDGPIPRCKPFKYTYEKEIVMYAYFKRLDYFSTECIYSPNAYRGFAREFIKDLERIRPRAILDIIKSGEDFRIATYTKMPEQGNCERCGYISSQKWCKACVLLDGLNRGLPKQGITRTRGLDTERNKDMGEANGTKSLQSKQCGSLDF; via the exons ATGGCGTCGGGAGCAGCCGTTGAAACGGCGGCGAAGCCTAGAGGCGGTAGGTTTTGCACTATTTGCAACGCCAAGCGTGCCGCCCTCAAGCGTCCCAAAACCCTAGAACAA ATATGCAAAGAGTGTTTCTATGCAGTTCTCGAAGATGAAATTCACAGAGTAATTGTTGATAATCATCTCTTCAAGCGGGGCGAACGCGTAGCAATTGGAGCTTCTGGAGGAAAAG ATTCAACTGTGCTTGCATATGTGTTGTCCGAATTGAATCGTAGACACGACTATGGCCTCGATCTTTTCTTGCTTTCAGTTGATGAAGGCATAACTGGTTACAGGGATGATTCACTTGAAACTGTTAAAAGAAACGAAATTCAG TACGGACTTCCCCTTAAAGTTGTCTCGTATAAAGACTTATATGGGTGGACGATGGATGAGATTGTGAAGCTAATAGGTCTAAAAAACAACTGCACGTTTTGTGGTGTTTTCCGTCGCCAG GCCCTCGATAGGGGTGCTTCTCTTTTGAAAGTGGACAAGCTAGTTACGGGGCATAATGCAGATGACATTGCTGAAACAGTTCTACTAAACATATTGAGAGGCGACATTGCAAG GCTGAGTAGATGTACTTCTATTATTACGGGTGAAGATGGACCTATTCCAAGATGCAAGCCTTTTAAGTACACCTATGAGAAGGAAATTGTGAT GTATGCATACTTCAAACGGCTGGATTACTTCTCAACTGAGT GCATATACTCTCCGAATGCTTATCGTGGCTTTGCTCGGGAATTCATTAAAGATTTGGAGAGGATCAG GCCAAGAGCTATACTCGACATCATAAAATCTGGTGAAGATTTTAGGATAGCAACCTATACAAAAATGCCAGAGCAGGGAAATTGTGAAAGATGTGGTTACATTTCCAGCCAG AAATGGTGTAAAGCATGCGTCCTACTGGATGGACTTAATCGAGGTTTGCCTAAACAAGGTATTACTCGGACCCGAGGCTTAGATACTGAGCGCAACAAGGATATGGGAGAAGCTAATGGAACAAAGAGTTTGCAGAGCAAGCAATGCGGATCACTCGACTTCTGA